Part of the Sciurus carolinensis chromosome 7, mSciCar1.2, whole genome shotgun sequence genome, CCCGACCAGACAATATTTGATATCTTCATTCTTCTTAGGAACTAGGAAGGTTGGCACAACTCTTTCCTGTTCTAGATTTGCTCCCTTTCCCAAAGACGATGGCATGTTCACTTCAGCAGTTTGCCAAGATGCCTGCATCTCTGAAGTGGGCATTGGAACAGTTCCACCCACAACAGGAAGTTCACTGTGGACAGCACAGAGCCCTAAAAACACCTTCAGCTGTTCCAACCACCAGACCAAATTCTCCTCAGTTCTAATTTTTGATAGTTGTAGTCAAACATATTGCTGGTGAGTCAGATGTTACTGTTCTTTCTGATCCTCACTTAAACCCAAGTCTTTCAAGAAATTGAGAAGCAAGTCGGTtttggctttgggtttattttCACATCCGGATGTTTCTGTCACTCACAGCTTTGGTGTTTAAATAGAACTGAACTTCATTGTGGCAGCTGCCAACATGGACACAGCAACATAGCTGCAAGGTTGGCAAGACTTCGCCACCAGAGTGATGGTTGCGCCACCCGATCCATGAGCTGATATTTGGCGATCCAAATTTTACACGAGATGTACATGTTGTAGGTCAGCTACAAGGTCTAGCTGTCAAGTGCACCTATGCAGCCATGCCCCCCAATGAGCTTCGCTGGCGAGGACCAGCAAACCCACCATGGGACCAACACGCCAGGGTGGGCACGGCTGTTCCCCTGCTTTCCGCACCCACCACGCAAAGCTCGAGAGCCAATCTGTTATAACGGAAACAGCTTCGGTTAAGACCGGCGCCCAGCCTATTTATAGTCGGACAGTGGCTTGTGGCAGTTCTACCGGCTGCCTGCTGTTTAACCAATCAGAGAACCGGAAAGGTGTCGCCTCATTTACATACTCGGCAATACCCAATCACATGCCAGATGCAAAGGACGCCATTTGAGCTCTGCACCTATAAATACGGCACTCACCAGCTGTCGCCGCTCTCTTGCAACTGGCTTTGCCACCGAGCTTCTATCATGCCCGGGCTTGCGCCAAGGAGTGCCGCCACTTCCAAGAAGGATTGTAAGAAAGCGGCTTCCAGAAGTCAGACGAAGGAAGGCGGCGGGGAAAGCGCAAGAGATGCCACCCAGAGTGCTGGTTGCGATGCCGGTGTCTCTTCTGAGGCGGGGAACAGCGTGAATATGTTCGTCAAAGACATCTTCGAGCGCATCGCGGGCGAGGCGTCGCGCCTGGCGCGCTACAGCAAGCGATCGACCATCACGTCCCGTGAGATCCACACGGCCATGCGCCTGCTGCTGCCTTGTGAGCTGGCCAAGCACGCAGGGCCCGAGGACACCAAGGCCGCCTCCAAGTACGCCAGCGCCAAGCGAGCTTGACCAGCCGCCAGAGGAACGCGACAAACCAAAGGCTCTTTTCAGAGCCACTCACACTTTCTGAACGGCCGCACACTGAGTGCTTAGCGGGTCGCGGGGCCCGAGTGCAGGAGGTACGCTTGCTGAGTTAGACAAGCTCGCTTTTCCTCTAATGCGATTGAAAACCAAGGGGAGCGTGGAACTCGGGCCAGTCACGTAACTGGCTTTACTCGCACACCTAGAGCTGGCATTACTTTGAACTGTGCGTGCCACGGTTCTGTTGAAACTCCAAATCCCGAGGGAAGCCATGCAGAGATAGAATCCCAGGCCCGCGTGGGTGTTGCTGGGGTGCGGGGGTCCCATGGGCGAAGAGCTCGCCTTTTTCTAGGCCGTCCCACTGTGCCAATCTTCTGCCTAACAATCGAGAGAGCCTGGAGCTGCGGGCTTCTGCCAGTCGGGCATGGGAGTGTCAAGGCTGGTTTTCTTCCCCTTCAGGTTGGTGGTGGTGTGTTGGGGGCATGGGGGTGAAGGGCCCTATAAATCAGGCTGGCTACCCTTGGCCTGCTGGGACTTGAGGCCCAAAGCCCGGCGTCTCTTGGTCTGATGATGTCCTCTGAAAGCTTCGCGGAGAGTCCCTACACAGTGATGTTGAAGAGGTTGGCACTGGAAAGTGAAGATCTTGCCACTTCAAGTAATTTGTATCTCAACAAGTTTCCTAACCAGGGTCAACTGGTAAACCGGAGGAACTTTGTCCTAATTTGGCATTATTTAGAATTGGTGGGGgatcacttttttgttttatcatagGTTTTTCAGAAATGGTGTTTGTGTCCTGTAATCCTGGATTCCAATACTGAGATGCTCCCAATTTGACAGTAGGCTTCACGAGAAATTAGGATGCCCAACATTCGAGTCAGGACTTTGAATGGTAAAATCCACTCTGTCATGATGATCTGGACTCTCACCTGGGAGTAGAGAAgcattaagggaaaaaataaatccaataacAGACACTGAAATGGACTACTGAAAGTAGGAAGGATCAAGTTATTAGTACTTTCCAGAAAACTCTGAACTCAAATTCAGGTGTGGCCTGAATCTTCAGtttggttattttctttattgcCTCTTGATGTTCAGACTGTGTGCACACATATGTTGATTCCGTAGTTTGGACACCTATTCTGAAGGCTCCCATCTCCCTGGAGCCATCCAGGGGACTCCCCAAACCCAGGAAGAAACCCTTTACTCCCACCCTCAACCAGTCTCTCTCCAGTGTGCTCAGGATAAAACTTCTAAGTTGCTggttaagataaaattttaatgcacCTATGTTCATTTTCAGAAAGCAGATAAAAGGAAAACTTGAAGCCAAGAGATAGTAAAACAGATCTCATAGGTAACGGCTGGCTTTTCCAAGGAAAAAACCCAGCAAGGCCCTGACATTCCTACTCTCCCTGGCTCAACTCTAATTGATGCTGGGGCTCCTGAGAATGACCTGAGGGGGTGACAGGAGCAGCTCTGACCTTCTGCAAGGTTTTCCTCCTATTGTCTTATCATTTTTGTCTGAGTTTCATCAAAACTATTTCCAATGCCATTCTACACTACAGAAATGGAAGCAATGCCCTAACACAGAAGCTACTATTCTACACTGTCACCCCAGTATCAGCGTGGGGTCTCTCAGGCAGGAGCCTAATTCAATTGTTTGATGCCAGCAGGAAGAGAACTGCTGAGTTGTTTTCTCCAATTACATTTACCAACCTAATTTGAGAGTGCCTGTAACCCAATTCTTTTTTATCGACATacaatttaaagtttttagtGGAGAATGTTCTTTCCTAATGGCCACCAGTAAAGCAAGGACCTGCCATGatagataaaatagaaaagaaatctgTTCGCTGActcaaggagagaaaattttCTCCTACCCCAAATACTAGGTGattaaaacagacaaacaaacaaaaaaacactcaaCCTTTCCTGTAAAATTAACTGCTGACTTGTGCATACTTTACTATTAGATTCAACtctatgctatttttgttttccagaaagaTTCAAGCTACATAGGGTACAGAAAAGTGGTCTCAGTTTTGTATTACTTAGCAGAAGCAAACACAAAATCTCTCGGGGGAATAATCCCATGACCAATGGCAAGGTTCCTGGAGGTAACATTAAATATTATCTGATTatctgaaattaaataatacttcTGAGACAATTCAGTATAAGCAAGAGTCAAGAGAGTCCAAAAGAATTGGACCTCCTTCCCCAAAGCCTCAGATAATAGAATATAAGAGAAAATTGTAGAAATTAAGACTAGAAGCCTAAGAATACACCAACAAACTACTTATGAAGGCCAGGTAGAAATGGGGGGAAGGTGGAGGTAGAAAATAAAGTCCCAAAAGTGGAGTTCTTGAAAACAAACTCAGTAAAAGTGAATTCAGTCTCTGATTTGGTTGCTGCTGATCTCTTGAACTGTATGGAATGACTAAAACAGAATTTCACTTTTCACAATTCAAAGATGCTAAACTGGTTCAACAAATCAGGAGGGATCtgagttttctattttccttccacACGTGGTGGAATATCTTATTTCACAGCTACGTGCTGTTTCCTTAAAGGAAGTATAGTACTCTGTCACTATTAATGTCACTACCTGCTTTGATCAACACAAGGTGAGTAAAAGTAACATGTAATTTCTAGACGTAAGTTTTTCTGCATACTGCCTTTTCTCTGTCCCAAGAATGACTTCAGATGGAGGCCAACCATCTGTGTGGTATGCACCAGGATCACAAGGGGCACGGCTGCTCTTGGCCTGTGAATGACAGCAGCGATacacagaagggaaggaaagtaCAGAAGGCTTTTGGTTTGTTCTGCAGGCCAGTGTCTGTGCTTTCCCCAGTTGCTCATTTCTAACTTCTGATCCACGTCAGtctccatcttttcttttcctttctttttcttccagagtcATTTCAGTTGGACTACTATCACTTGTCAACAGAAGTGACAAATGGAAGTCACAACTAAAAGAGCACAGTGAAAACTTAACCTTGCAGTGCAATGACCAATGAATAGGTTTGGGCCCAAATCCTCTTTTGTAGCAAAAGGGACGGTCAGCGATCTGGATCCTTATCTAATTAGCACCAAAAGATAAATGAATCTAAAAGGGGAAGTGTCTAAAGGAATTGAGCCAGAACAAAAGGTTTTATTCAACAATCTGGATCTGAAAGAAGCCAAGGCAAACTGGTCATTGCTATAAAGGTAGAAGACAgcaaagaatcaaaagaaaagaagaggataaGAGATAAATTGCACTTTCTCCAAGTTAAGACTTGAAATCTAGTTACACTTTAAGTTGTTGACAAGGTCACTgggaattaataaacaaaaatgctcCAGATAAGAGCACAGCACCCAGGTTCAAAATGCCAGCTCCTCACAAGGCACAAAATGTTTCATGGACAGGTAGCTTGACCTTCATGCCACCTACCATCATTGTATCTGTGCTTCTCCATGACACGGTGCCCTATGACCCACTAAGAAAGGAAGAACATAAGTTCTAGGTTCACAGATTTGTTAGCCCGGTATATCGGAACAAACCCAAAGAGACAGCTCTTGTACCATGActgcatggggtgggggtgggggtgaaagAAAGTAAGGGAAATGCTCTCGAGTATAGACTTAGCTGCTGTAATTTATTCTCTCTCTTAGATTTTATGTAGA contains:
- the LOC124989475 gene encoding histone H2B type 1-A-like, whose product is MPGLAPRSAATSKKDCKKAASRSQTKEGGGESARDATQSAGCDAGVSSEAGNSVNMFVKDIFERIAGEASRLARYSKRSTITSREIHTAMRLLLPCELAKHAGPEDTKAASKYASAKRA